The following coding sequences are from one Plasmodium knowlesi strain H genome assembly, chromosome: 9 window:
- a CDS encoding oocyst rupture protein 1, putative: MKNEEIYDSSRNAQNGEPSINTEVKDDKDESKMNGVRYDYIGKTDINLSYDGKSGLNNKITTIMGSENNLKEENKYGYDNEVLASQEIQSISKMMKSKNLTCVENAYAEHNLVDSNLLLIQGDESARINQNGSFESADNLNISDKVKSNDREKVSDYMYEMKSDSDVRWSNKGFHDNDVYRDKIKTGSSHILEDPNMDGEGPHNYLSAEGGYSYDESVPREGYGKMEYKEMERSGKEYVHFDKREKDDERDLSGYREVDADLDAIESDINYYDEQGLRMEMQGESYQNAEGDISGDKGDIASETRNDYHDAASAAAPHAVPQRTLDYEANQNHYQNYEAQKSVEKSEEEISNALPPTKSEQGEKKSLPIFESNMDKTNDSAENITKDNPSDTQVHNDRSNDSGLYRDGSEESVSGASCANDPRGVEKNGNEKETVDDVTWWGYRNDKEGSKAEDQQLKTNIDVISVDKESDPLKGNESNEEAAPNNAENDNMESANRNEGTVESGNDDQKECEDKATNSLIDVDKLNEDGENNHLAYVTVETGREVQSSEEKVVDDKNMNKYANEEWTEDGEKTGVDVLVKKTMLGSIPSEGSNEEEFYKGVNIAALMNVENDLDVTRIKSPSDDAEQKGEYDSNVTTVNSPPKEGNGGESGTGGHGDGEDGTIKQDEKGMKGQSAEFVRSKENPSEFKVTMLSNTNGKDNKDILYAYIKASTTMDDTITSTISDNANEYELVEDGIEEKNEREDHKIGSENGQMECTYHVVANNNKRRRDSFTNDEMNKERKLSTQNASLYGPPSLPHYGPHYASPYASSEQNANKTFIAHAHGQLYGEQKGEKASYESCGKDEQFVNPQEGDQNKPRENFVSYSKENLGDVIFVNRENMISIDPSYDNGNSFAKHRTFNKSNVVENVVQEIVDTKGAYVPSHPQPNGVNLDPNCKENIIHNLNDTQIEDNANGYSEHIHVLANSEKENCDEYIDMDNENNNLSDDCKNSSDDNMEKKESSQFDVNDKKKIKPDSETLLPIANISRIMKRILPASAKVAKESKDIIRECVTEFIQFLTSEASDRCVRERRKTISGEDILFSMEKLGFNDYVEPLYKYLTKWKQLKGMNNSNNFQEKKCEGSKILLEQNATMKKSLRDVNMNNNPIMGKGADNVILTKDTEHLMNNMYRNPNEIFENNINHMY; this comes from the exons atgaagaatGAGGAAATTTATGACAGTTCACgaaatgcacaaaatggagaaccATCGATTAATACGGAGGTGAAGGACGATAAGGATGAGTCGAAAATGAACGGAGTTCGATACGATTACATAGGTAAGACAGACATAAATTTAAGCTACGATGGAAAGAGCGGTCTGAACAACAAGATAACAACCATAATGGGAAGTGAAAATAacctgaaggaggaaaacaaatatgGATACGATAATGAAGTTTTGGCTAGTCAGGAAATACAAAGCAtttcaaaaatgatgaaaagtaaaaatttgACATGTGTAGAAAATGCTTACGCTGAGCATAATTTGGTGGATAGCAATCTGCTGCTAATACAGGGAGATGAATCTGCACGGATTAATCAGAATGGAAGTTTTGAAAGTGCAGACAATTTAAATATTAGTGATAAGGTGAAGAGTAACGATAGGGAGAAGGTGAGTGATTACATGTATGAAATGAAAAGCGACAGTGATGTTAGATGGAGTAACAAAGGTTTCCATGATAACGATGTTTATAGAGATAAGATTAAAACGGGCTCTTCCCATATATTGGAGGATCCAAATATGGATGGGGAGGGACCACATAACTATCTCAGTGCCGAAGGTGGTTATAGTTATGATGAATCAGTTCCAAGGGAGGGTTATGGAAAGATGGAGTATAAGGAAATGGAGAGAAGTGGGAAGGAGTACGTCCATTTTGataaaagggagaaagatgATGAACGAGATTTGAGTGGATATAGGGAGGTCGACGCAGATTTGGATGCGATAGAATCGGATATAAATTATTACGATGAACAGGGCTTACGGATGGAAATGCAAGGGGAGAGTTACCAAAACGCAGAGGGGGATATAAGCGGGGATAAAGGTGATATCGCAAGTGAGACCCGGAATGACTACCACGACGCTGCCAGCGCGGCCGCCCCCCACGCTGTTCCCCAAAGAACCCTGGATTACGAAGCTAATCAAAATCACTACCAAAATTATGAAGCACAAAAAAGTGTAGAAAAATCTGAGGAGGAAATTTCAAACGCACTCCCCCCTACCAAAAGTGAACaaggtgaaaagaaaagtctTCCGATTTTCGAATCGAATATGGATAAGACAAATGATTCAGCAGAAAATATTACGAAAGATAATCCATCGGATACACAAGTTCACAATGACCGAAGTAATGATAGTGGGTTGTACAGAGATGGTAGTGAGGAAAGTGTGAGTGGAGCATCGTGTGCAAACGATCCACGGGGTGTAGAGAAAAACGGcaatgaaaaagaaactgTAGATGATGTTACGTGGTGGGGATATAGAAACGACAAGGAAGGCTCCAAAGCGGAGGACCAGCAATTGAAAACAAACATAGACGTAATTTCTGTGGATAAAGAAAGTGACCCCTTAAAGGGGAATGAGTCAAATGAGGAAGCTGCTCCTAATAATGCGGAAAATGACAACATGGAAAGCGCAAATAGAAATGAGGGAACTGTCGAAAGTGGTAATGATGATCAGAAGGAATGTGAAGATAAAGCAACGAACTCGCTTATCGATGTGGATAAATTAAATGAGGATGGCGAAAATAACCATCTCGCATATGTCACAGTGGAAACGGGGAGGGAGGTCCAAagcagtgaagaaaaagtagttgatgataaaaatatgaacaaatacGCAAATGAGGAATGGACAGAGGATGGAGAGAAGACTGGTGTAGATGTACTGGTGAAGAAAACTATGCTTGGTTCTATTCCAAGCGAAGGAAGTAATGAGGAAGAATTTTACAAAGGAGTGAATATTGCTGCTCTGATGAACGTGGAAAACGATTTGGATGTGACGCGGATAAAATCGCCCAGCGATGATGCAGAGCAGAAGGGGGAGTACGACTCGAACGTGACTACTGTGAATAGCCCCCCCAAGGAAGGCAACGGAGGGGAAAGCGGTACTGGTGGCCATGGCGATGGTGAAGATGGTACCATCAAGCAGGACgagaagggaatgaaaggcCAAAGTGCGGAATTCGTGAGGAGTAAGGAAAATCCTAGCGAATTCAAAGTGACAATGTTGAGCAACACAAACGGGAAAGATAACAAAGACATTCTGTACGCCTACATAAAGGCAAGCACCACCATGGACGATACCATCACGAGCACGATAAGTGACAACGCAAATGAATACGAATTGGTGGAGGATGGtattgaagagaaaaacgaaagggAGGACCACAAAATTGGATCTGAAAATGGCCAAATGGAATGTACCTACCATGTTGTGgccaataataataaaagacGAAGAGATAGTTTTACCAACGATGAAATGaacaaggaaagaaaattaagCACTCAGAATGCATCCCTCTATGGACCCCCCTCTCTACCCCACTATGGACCTCACTATGCATCTCCTTATGCATCTTCTGAGcaaaatgcaaataaaacCTTCATCGCACATGCACATGGACAATTGTATGGGGAacagaagggagaaaaggcaAGCTACGAAAGTTGTGGCAAAGATGAACAATTTGTTAACCCCCAAGAAGGGGATCAAAACAAACCGCGGGAAAATTTTGTAAGTTATTCAAAGGAGAACCTTGGAGATGTTATTTTCGTGAACAGGGAAAATATGATTAGTATTGATCCCTCATATGACAATGGAAACTCCTTTGCAAAACATAGAACATTTAATAAATCGAATGTAGTGGAAAACGTTGTCCAGGAAATTGTGGACACTAAGGGTGCATATGTACCAAGTCACCCACAACCCAATGGTGTGAACTTAGATCCAAATtgtaaagaaaatataatccATAATTTGAATGACACCCAAATTGAGGATAACGCAAATGGTTATTCGGAGCATATTCATGTGTTAGCCAACAGTGAGAAGGAAAACTGTGATGAATATATAGATATGGACAACGAAAATAATAATCTGTCGGATGATTGCAAAAATTCTAGTGATGATaacatggagaaaaaggagtCAAGTCAGTTCGATGTAAATGACAAGAAGAAGATTAAACCGGACAGTGAGACATTATTGCCAATAGCAAATATAAGCAGAATTATGAAAAGAATTTTGCCTGCATCTGCTAAGGTGGCCAAGGAAAGTAAAGACATAATACGTGAGTGCGTCACGGAGTTTATACAGTTCCTGACCAGCGAA GCCAGCGACAGGTGCGTGAgggagaggagaaaaaccATCAGCGGCGAGgacattttgttttccatgGAAAAATTGG GATTTAACGATTACGTTGAACCTCTTTATAAATACCTCACCAAGTGGAAGCAA CTCAAAGGAATGAACAACTCCAATAATTTCCAAGAGAAGAAATGTGAAGGTTCGAAGATACTGCTTGAGCAGAACGCCACAATGAAGAAGAGCCTAAGAGATGTTAACATGAATAACAATCCAATTATGGGCAAAGGAGCAGACAATGTCATCCTCACGAAGGATACGGAGCATTTGATGAACAACATGTACAGGAACCCGAACGAAATATTTGAAAACAATATAAACCACATGTATTAA